Proteins encoded together in one Prunus dulcis chromosome 3, ALMONDv2, whole genome shotgun sequence window:
- the LOC117621871 gene encoding wall-associated receptor kinase-like 1, with product MALHGMLILRPLRLPGTIFVLATLATATAAAAQALPGCPDYCGDLKVPYPFGTVEGCYLGENFFINCTNKKNTTTSNFTEIPTAYLMGNIVTNISLDGELQILQLVFHDCFYNNDKTGVVHISPTSVSYTLQVSPFTISDTRNKLVSVGCDTFAILEGYRQDEERYESGCLSLCRRPDSVTDSCSGIGCCTASIPSGLKNHTVTVSRYKNHSYGDLRCSYAFIVEENYFKFSNASFLKMAITRQLPMVINWEIGDQPCAAAEKSHNFSCKANSKCINRTNSSGYLCMCLSGYGGNPYHPDGCQDIDECEVSDPCSAVCLNLPGNYSCLCPKGYKGDGLKTGSGCIKYNSIQSPLLINISLGIGLVLLLVVIGAWWLQKVIKKRKAIKRKENFFKQNGGILLEQQLSSGEVNVQKAKLFKSEELEKATDQFNVDRILGHGGQGTVYKGMLVDGTIVAVKKSKNIASAGKVRQFINEIVILSQINHRNVVKLLGCCLETEVPLLVYEYIPNGTLYQYIHDQNEEFPLTWEMRLRIALEIAGALSYLHSAASFPIYHRDIKSTNILLDGKYRARIADFGTSRSVSVDQTHLTTSVHGTFGYLDPEYFQSSKFTDKSDVYSFGVVLVELLTGQKAVSLTSSQEARGLVSYFNHSMEENHVLDIFDAQVKEDGAPEETLAVAILAKRCLDMNGKRRPTMKEVAMELEGIQKASDVQLNLEAAEHVPNVVIGAWDDAFTPTDSTGSGWDSGAASSTDVLSILSDESG from the exons ATGGCCTTACATGGGATGCTGATTCTAAGGCCACTCAGGTTGCCCGGAACGATATTTGTTTTAGCGACACTTGCAACAGCCACCGCAGCAGCAGCTCAAGCCCTGCCTGGATGCCCTGACTATTGTGGTGATCTGAAAGTTCCATACCCATTTGGGACAGTTGAAGGTTGTTACCTGGGAGAAAACTTTTTTATCAACTGtactaataagaaaaatactaCGACTAGTAACTTCACTGAAATCCCAACAGCATATCTGATGGGAAACATTGTTACTAATATATCCCTTGACGGTGAATTGCAAATATTGCAGCTTGTGTTCCATGATTGTTTTTATAATAATGACAAAACGGGTGTGGTACACATCTCCCCCACCTCGGTCTCGTACACGCTCCAGGTTTCTCCTTTCACCATCTCGGACACCAGAAACAAGTTGGTTTCCGTTGGTTGTGACACTTTTGCAATACTTGAAGGTTACCGGCAGGATGAAGAAAGGTACGAATCGGGGTGCCTGTCCTTATGTCGTAGGCCTGACAGCGTTACCGATTCTTGCTCTGGCATTGGGTGCTGCACAGCTTCCATCCCTAGTGGACTGAAAAATCATACTGTGACAGTGAGTAGATATAAAAATCATTCGTATGGAGACTTGCGCTGCAGCTACGCCTTCATTGTGGAAGAGAACTATTTCAAATTCTCCAATGCAAGTTTTCTAAAAATGGCTATCACACGTCAGCTTCCAATGGTTATTAACTGGGAAATCGGAGATCAGCCGTGTGCTGCAGCTGAGAAGAGCCACAATTTTTCATGCAAAGCAAATAGCAAATGTATCAACCGGACCAATTCATCTGGTTACTTATGCATGTGCTTGTCAGGTTATGGAGGGAATCCATACCACCCAGATGGATGCCAAG ATATTGATGAGTGTGAGGTCTCAGATCCCTGCAGTGCAGTGTGCTTAAATCTACCTGGAAATTATTCCTGTCTATGTCCAAAAGGGTACAAAGGTGATGGCCTGAAAACTGGATCAGGTTGCATAAAATACAACTCCATCCAATCTCCTCTCTTGATTAATATTTCACTCG GCATTGGTCTTGTGCTGTTATTAGTAGTCATTGGGGCATGGTGGTTGCAGAAAGtcatcaagaaaagaaaagccatTAAACGCAAGGAGAACTTCTTTAAACAAAATGGTGGTATTTTGCTGGAGCAACAATTATCTTCCGGTGAAGTTAATGTTCAGAAAGCCAAGTTGTTCAAGTCAGAGGAGCTAGAGAAAGCCACTGACCAGTTTAATGTAGACAGAATTCTTGGCCATGGAGGCCAAGGTACCGTCTACAAAGGAATGTTGGTAGATGGAACCATTGTTGCTGTAAAGAAGTCTAAAAATATAGCTAGTGCAGGCAAAGTCAGACAATTCATCAATGAAATTGTCATTCTTTCTCAAATTAACCACAGAAATGTGGTTAAACTTTTGGGTTGTTGTTTAGAGACTGAAGTTCCTCTTTTGGTTTATGAATACATACCCAATGGAACACTTTATCAATATATTCATGACCAAAATGAGGAATTTCCTCTTACCTGGGAAATGCGCTTGAGGATTGCTCTAGAAATTGCAGGAGCTCTGTCCTACTTGCATTCGGCAGCTTCTTTCCCGATTTACCACCGTGACATCAAGTCTACTAATATACTCTTGGATGGCAAATACAGAGCCAGAATAGCagatttcgggacttcaagatCAGTTTCAGTTGACCAAACGCACCTCACAACATCAGTACATGGCACATTTGGTTACTTGGACCCAGAGTACTTCCAATCAAGTAAGTTTACGGATAAGAGTGACGTGTATAGCTTCGGAGTGGTTCTTGTTGAGCTCTTGACCGGGCAAAAGGCAGTTTCTCTAACGAGCTCACAAGAAGCCAGAGGCCtagtttcatatttcaatcattccatGGAGGAGAATCATGTGCTTGATATTTTTGATGCTCAAGTTAAGGAGGATGGTGCACCGGAAGAGACTTTGGCAGTGGCTATCCTTGCAAAGAGATGCTTGGATATGAACGGAAAAAGACGCCCCACGATGAAAGAAGTGGCAATGGAGTTGGAGGGGATTCAGAAAGCTTCTGATGTGCAACTCAATCTCGAAGCGGCTGAACATGTCCCAAATGTAGTAATTGGTGCTTGGGATGATGCTTTTACACCAACAGATTCAACAGGGTCAGGTTGGGATAGTGGCGCTGCTTCATCAACAGATGTACTATCAATATTATCAGACGAATCAGGATGA
- the LOC117623127 gene encoding wall-associated receptor kinase-like 8 isoform X1, which translates to MKMVLQLFEVVLLLWKISTALAQSPALAKSGCQSQCGDVTIPYPFGIGANCYVDEWFSISCNETFNPPKPFLNSTKLEVLEVSTELGTVRVNFPVNSTCGDRSSANVMSMEGSPFFFSQADNRFTGVGCNNLALMTLLNGSTIGGCLSFCFSGSTGGSSTTCNGIDCCQTTIPSDLQAFNTTIENIEARENSEGCKYAFLVDQQWFESNVRVAKASAIQNRDNFPVVLEWRIDRWKYDSLVTNKSISFNNSTLCESGDFINSTSFSNQTSVVRCSCKRGYEGNPYLPEGCLDIDECADPKNSPCLQENLGPTFTCKNTEGSYECHFHSPPEKKKSAVKPVLIGIGASLGLLLLLAGAWWLYKVVKKRNNVKRRQKFFKQNGGLLLHEQLSSGEVNVEKIKLFDPKELEKATDHFNVNRILGQGGQGTVYKGMLTDGRIVAVKKSKVVDEGKLRHFINEIVILSQLNHRNVVKLLGCCLETEVPLLVYEFVPNGTLFEYIHEDNEEFPLTWDMRVRIAIEVAGALFYLHSAASIPIYHRDIKSTNILLDDKYRAKVADFGTSRSISIDQTHVTTIVQGTFGYLDPEYFQSSQFTEKSDVYSFGVVLVELLTSQKPISFTRSEQGRSLATYFILSMEENRLFDIVDVRFMKEGSKDQIVAVANLAKRCLDLNGKRRPTMKEVAMELEGTQKAVKASHVEQNHEEIEYVGNQVTGPWDVASTSTSIDVLPLLSSESQ; encoded by the exons atgaaaatggTGCTCCAACTTTTTGAGGTGGTTTTGTTATTGTGGAAAATAAGTACTGCATTAGCTCAATCACCAGCTCTAGCTAAGTCTGGTTGCCAGTCACAATGTGGAGATGTTACCATTCCATACCCTTTTGGAATTGGAGCCAACTGCTATGTTGATGAATGGTTTTCCATTTCCTGCAATGAAACTTTTAACCCTCCCAAGCCCTTCTTAAATAGCACTAAACTTGAAGTTCTGGAAGTTTCGACAGAATTAGGAACTGTTCGTGTCAACTTTCCAGTAAATTCAACTTGTGGTGATAGAAGCAGTGCAAATGTGATGAGCATGGAAGgaagccctttttttttctcccaagCTGATAATAGATTCACTGGTGTGGGATGCAACAACTTAGCTCTAATGACATTGCTGAATGGTTCAACCATTGGTGGGTGCTTATCATTCTGCTTCAGTGGCTCAACAGGAGGAAGTAGTACTACTTGCAATGGCATTGACTGTTGCCAGACAACAATCCCTTCCGATCTTCAGGCATTCAATACAACGATAGAGAACATAGAAGCCAGGGAAAACTCAGAGGGATGCAAGTATGCATTCTTAGTAGACCAACAGTGGTTTGAGTCCAATGTAAGAGTAGCAAAAGCCTCAGCCATACAAAACAGGGATAACTTTCCTGTGGTGCTGGAGTGGAGGATAGACAGATGGAAATATGACTCGCTTGTAACGAATAAATCAATTTCCTTTAACAATTCAACTCTGTGTGAAAGTGGAGATTTTATCAACAGCACCTCCTTTAGTAACCAGACCTCAGTGGTTCGGTGTTCTTGCAAAAGGGGATACGAAGGAAATCCGTATCTTCCTGAAGGATGTCTAG ATATTGATGAATGCGCGGACCCAAAGAATAGCCCTTGTTTACAAGAAAACCTTGGACCTACTTTTACCTGTAAAAATACTGAGGGGAGTTATGAATGCCACTTTCACAGTCCtccagagaagaagaaatctgCAGTTAAACCGGTGCTTATAG GTATTGGAGCAAGCTTGGGGCTATTACTTCTACTTGCTGGTGCATGGTGGTTATACAAGGTcgtgaagaaaagaaacaatgtTAAACGGCGACAGAAGTTCTTCAAACAAAACGGTGGCTTGTTGCTTCATGAACAATTAAGTTCGGGTGAAGTCAatgttgagaaaataaaattatttgatccAAAGGAGCTAGAAAAGGCCACAGACCATTTCAATGTGAATAGAATACTTGGCCAAGGAGGCCAAGGTACTGTTTACAAAGGCATGTTGACGGATGGAAGAATTGTTGCAGTAAAAAAGTCCAAGGTAGTTGATGAAGGGAAACTTAGGCATTTCATTAATGAGATTGTCATTCTTTCACAACTCAACCACAGGAATGTGGTGAAGCTCTTGGGGTGTTGTTTGGAGACAGAGGTGCCTCTACTGGTTTATGAATTTGTTCCCAATGGAACCCTATTTGAGTATATCCACGAAGACAATGAAGAGTTTCCACTTACATGGGATATGCGTGTAAGGATCGCCATAGAGGTAGCTGGAGCTCTTTTCTATCTGCACTCTGCAGCTTCCATACCAATTTATCATCGAGACATTAAGTCCACAAACATACTTTTAGATGATAAGTATAGAGCAAAAGTAGCTGACTTTGGAACTTCAAGATCAATTTCCATTGATCAAACTCATGTAACCACAATAGTACAAGGTACTTTTGGGTACTTGGATCCAGAGTACTTCCAGTCAAGCCAATTCACAGAAAAGAGTGACGTCTATAGCTTCGGAGTAGTCCTCGTTGAGCTCTTAACAAGTCAAAAGCCAATTTCTTTTACAAGGTCGGAACAGGGCAGAAGTCTAGCTACATATTTCATTCTGTCAATGGAAGAGAATCGTCTGTTTGATATCGTTGATGTTCGATTCATGAAGGAGGGAAGTAAAGACCAAATTGTGGCAGTTGCTAACCTTGCAAAAAGATGCTTGGACTTAAATGGAAAGAGACGGCCTACGATGAAAGAAGTTGCAATGGAGTTGGAGGGGACTCAAAAAGCAGTGAAAGCTTCACATGTGGAACAAAATCATGAAGAGATTGAATATGTTGGAAATCAAGTGACTGGTCCTTGGGATGTTGCTTCTACATCTACATCAATAGATGTTCTACCTCTTTTATCATCCGAATCACAATGA
- the LOC117623127 gene encoding wall-associated receptor kinase-like 8 isoform X2: MKMVLQLFEVVLLLWKISTALAQSPALAKSGCQSQCGDVTIPYPFGIGANCYVDEWFSISCNETFNPPKPFLNSTKLEVLEVSTELGTVRVNFPVNSTCGDRSSANVMSMEGSPFFFSQADNRFTGVGCNNLALMTLLNGSTIGGCLSFCFSGSTGGSSTTCNGIDCCQTTIPSDLQAFNTTIENIEARENSEGCKYAFLVDQQWFESNVRVAKASAIQNRDNFPVVLEWRIDRWKYDSLVTNKSISFNNSTLCESGDFINSTSFSNQTSVVRCSCKRGYEGNPYLPEGCLDIDECADPKNSPCLQENLGPTFTCKNTEGSYECHFHSPPEKKKSAVKPVLIGIGASLGLLLLLAGAWWLYKVVKKRNNVKRRQKFFKQNGGLLLHEQLSSGEVNVEKIKLFDPKELEKATDHFNVNRILGQGGQGTVYKGMLTDGRIVAVKKSKVVDEGKLRHFINEIVILSQLNHRNVVKLLGCCLETEVPLLVYEFVPNGTLFEYIHEDNEEFPLTWDMRVRIAIEVAGALFYLHSAASIPIYHRDIKSTNILLDDKYRAKVADFGTSRSISIDQTHVTTIVQGTFGYLDPEYFQSSQFTEKSDVYSFGVVLVELLTSQKPISFTRSEQGRSLATYFILSMEENRLFDIVDVRFMKEGSKDQIVAVANLAKRCLDLNGKRRPTMKEVAMELEGTQKAVKASHVEQNHEEIEYVGNQVTGPWDVASTSTSTDVLPLLSSESQ, translated from the exons atgaaaatggTGCTCCAACTTTTTGAGGTGGTTTTGTTATTGTGGAAAATAAGTACTGCATTAGCTCAATCACCAGCTCTAGCTAAGTCTGGTTGCCAGTCACAATGTGGAGATGTTACCATTCCATACCCTTTTGGAATTGGAGCCAACTGCTATGTTGATGAATGGTTTTCCATTTCCTGCAATGAAACTTTTAACCCTCCCAAGCCCTTCTTAAATAGCACTAAACTTGAAGTTCTGGAAGTTTCGACAGAATTAGGAACTGTTCGTGTCAACTTTCCAGTAAATTCAACTTGTGGTGATAGAAGCAGTGCAAATGTGATGAGCATGGAAGgaagccctttttttttctcccaagCTGATAATAGATTCACTGGTGTGGGATGCAACAACTTAGCTCTAATGACATTGCTGAATGGTTCAACCATTGGTGGGTGCTTATCATTCTGCTTCAGTGGCTCAACAGGAGGAAGTAGTACTACTTGCAATGGCATTGACTGTTGCCAGACAACAATCCCTTCCGATCTTCAGGCATTCAATACAACGATAGAGAACATAGAAGCCAGGGAAAACTCAGAGGGATGCAAGTATGCATTCTTAGTAGACCAACAGTGGTTTGAGTCCAATGTAAGAGTAGCAAAAGCCTCAGCCATACAAAACAGGGATAACTTTCCTGTGGTGCTGGAGTGGAGGATAGACAGATGGAAATATGACTCGCTTGTAACGAATAAATCAATTTCCTTTAACAATTCAACTCTGTGTGAAAGTGGAGATTTTATCAACAGCACCTCCTTTAGTAACCAGACCTCAGTGGTTCGGTGTTCTTGCAAAAGGGGATACGAAGGAAATCCGTATCTTCCTGAAGGATGTCTAG ATATTGATGAATGCGCGGACCCAAAGAATAGCCCTTGTTTACAAGAAAACCTTGGACCTACTTTTACCTGTAAAAATACTGAGGGGAGTTATGAATGCCACTTTCACAGTCCtccagagaagaagaaatctgCAGTTAAACCGGTGCTTATAG GTATTGGAGCAAGCTTGGGGCTATTACTTCTACTTGCTGGTGCATGGTGGTTATACAAGGTcgtgaagaaaagaaacaatgtTAAACGGCGACAGAAGTTCTTCAAACAAAACGGTGGCTTGTTGCTTCATGAACAATTAAGTTCGGGTGAAGTCAatgttgagaaaataaaattatttgatccAAAGGAGCTAGAAAAGGCCACAGACCATTTCAATGTGAATAGAATACTTGGCCAAGGAGGCCAAGGTACTGTTTACAAAGGCATGTTGACGGATGGAAGAATTGTTGCAGTAAAAAAGTCCAAGGTAGTTGATGAAGGGAAACTTAGGCATTTCATTAATGAGATTGTCATTCTTTCACAACTCAACCACAGGAATGTGGTGAAGCTCTTGGGGTGTTGTTTGGAGACAGAGGTGCCTCTACTGGTTTATGAATTTGTTCCCAATGGAACCCTATTTGAGTATATCCACGAAGACAATGAAGAGTTTCCACTTACATGGGATATGCGTGTAAGGATCGCCATAGAGGTAGCTGGAGCTCTTTTCTATCTGCACTCTGCAGCTTCCATACCAATTTATCATCGAGACATTAAGTCCACAAACATACTTTTAGATGATAAGTATAGAGCAAAAGTAGCTGACTTTGGAACTTCAAGATCAATTTCCATTGATCAAACTCATGTAACCACAATAGTACAAGGTACTTTTGGGTACTTGGATCCAGAGTACTTCCAGTCAAGCCAATTCACAGAAAAGAGTGACGTCTATAGCTTCGGAGTAGTCCTCGTTGAGCTCTTAACAAGTCAAAAGCCAATTTCTTTTACAAGGTCGGAACAGGGCAGAAGTCTAGCTACATATTTCATTCTGTCAATGGAAGAGAATCGTCTGTTTGATATCGTTGATGTTCGATTCATGAAGGAGGGAAGTAAAGACCAAATTGTGGCAGTTGCTAACCTTGCAAAAAGATGCTTGGACTTAAATGGAAAGAGACGGCCTACGATGAAAGAAGTTGCAATGGAGTTGGAGGGGACTCAAAAAGCAGTGAAAGCTTCACATGTGGAACAAAATCATGAAGAGATTGAATATGTTGGAAATCAAGTGACTG